One genomic window of Thermoproteales archaeon includes the following:
- a CDS encoding metallophosphoesterase — protein sequence MPETTKIHRLRVNKNVELVALGLYFRDKGLLAVADLHIGYEEALAEQGIHVPVSQYPKMKNLLRYIIETVDPEKIVIVGDVKHEFGSALRQEWVETLDLLDFLKENTKEVIVVRGNHDNFLIPILKKKEVPLYDPSYAYDNILFIHGHKPVNVDIYRGNIETIVMGHEHPAVALRDDLGVKIKFKCLLKGVFEEKNLFVLPVFSPLLTGTEVNVVEKEQLLSPLLKTVDLENFDVYITDLDAGIYFFGKIGFLRNLLSLTEY from the coding sequence ATGCCTGAAACAACTAAAATACATAGACTGCGAGTAAACAAGAATGTCGAGCTGGTAGCTTTAGGTCTTTATTTTAGAGATAAGGGTTTACTAGCCGTCGCCGATTTGCATATAGGATATGAGGAGGCGTTAGCAGAGCAGGGGATTCATGTTCCTGTAAGCCAATATCCTAAAATGAAAAATCTTCTTAGGTATATTATTGAAACAGTTGACCCTGAGAAGATAGTCATTGTTGGAGATGTAAAGCATGAGTTTGGTTCTGCGCTTAGACAAGAATGGGTTGAAACTCTTGATCTTCTAGATTTTTTAAAAGAGAATACAAAGGAAGTAATTGTAGTTAGGGGTAATCACGATAATTTTCTCATACCAATTCTTAAAAAGAAAGAAGTCCCCCTATACGATCCAAGCTATGCCTATGATAATATACTATTTATTCACGGTCATAAACCAGTCAATGTTGATATCTATAGAGGGAATATCGAAACTATCGTAATGGGACATGAGCATCCTGCTGTAGCGCTTAGAGATGATTTGGGTGTTAAAATAAAATTTAAATGCTTGCTTAAAGGTGTGTTTGAGGAGAAAAATCTCTTTGTCTTACCCGTATTCTCACCTTTATTAACGGGTACCGAAGTTAATGTCGTAGAAAAAGAACAGCTTTTATCTCCATTATTGAAAACAGTCGATCTTGAAAATTTTGATGTTTATATAACGGATTTAGATGCGGGGATATACTTTTTCGGTAAAATCGGTTTTTTGCGAAATTTACTATCTTTAACAGAGTATTAG
- a CDS encoding N-acetyltransferase, translating into MSKNKYYVHPTAVIEEGAEIGEGTRIWHFAHVRSGAKIGKNCNIGKDVYIDVGVIVGNNVKIQNGVSLYKGVIVEDDVFIGPYAVFTNDLYPRAFSRDWEVIPTQIKKGASIGANATIICGITIGEYAMVGAGAVVTKNVPPHGLVIGNPAKLRGFVCFCGRPLKNIVEERAKEVIYKCHHCGKEVSVKREVYEKILKA; encoded by the coding sequence ATGTCCAAAAACAAGTATTATGTTCATCCAACAGCAGTAATCGAAGAAGGAGCTGAAATTGGTGAGGGAACGCGAATATGGCACTTTGCCCACGTAAGAAGTGGCGCAAAAATAGGAAAGAACTGTAACATAGGGAAAGACGTCTACATAGACGTAGGAGTGATTGTTGGCAATAACGTTAAAATACAGAATGGAGTTTCCCTATACAAAGGCGTTATTGTAGAAGATGACGTGTTCATAGGTCCTTATGCCGTTTTCACAAACGATCTCTATCCTAGGGCTTTTAGTAGAGATTGGGAAGTAATACCCACGCAGATCAAGAAGGGGGCGTCGATAGGCGCAAATGCTACGATAATTTGCGGTATTACCATAGGGGAATATGCCATGGTTGGAGCTGGCGCTGTAGTAACCAAGAACGTCCCTCCGCATGGGCTTGTTATAGGAAATCCCGCAAAGTTAAGGGGGTTTGTATGTTTTTGCGGAAGACCATTAAAAAATATAGTAGAGGAAAGAGCCAAGGAAGTTATTTATAAATGTCATCACTGTGGAAAAGAAGTTTCAGTAAAAAGAGAAGTATATGAGAAAATTTTGAAGGCATGA